In Lachnospiraceae bacterium, the DNA window GCTCTTACCGGACAGACCAAAGTGACGGAATACACGGTCCATAACGAATGCGATACGTACCATGTAACCGCAATCTTCCAGGATGGAAAGGAACAGGAACAGGATCGCCATCTGAGGAACGAAACCAAGCACTGCTCCCAGACCGCCGATGATACCATCAACAACCAGGCTTAAGATCAGGTCACTTGCACCGGCATTTTCAAGGAATCCGCCTACAACTTCCTGAATAGCACCTACGAATGTATCGTTAGTCCAGTCAGTTACGAATGTACCTATTGTAGTTACAGAGATGTAATATACGATCCACATTACCAGCATAAAGATCGGAATACCTAAGAAACGGTTGGTAACGATCTGGTCGATCTTATCAGATACGGTCAGCTTCTCGCCGCTCTTCTTAACAGCAGTCCCAACTACCTTCTGGATGAATTTGTAACGCTCATCAGTTACAATACTTTCCATATCGTCATCATGAGCTTCTTCGATGGCTTTTCTTGCGTTCTCAACAATAGACCTGCCGGAAGCAGAAAGAGGGGTGCTCTCAACTACCTTGCTGTCATTTTCAAGAAACTTAACAGCATACCATCTCTTCTTGTTCTCAGTGATGTCTGCCGGCAGTACGCCTTCAACCTCAGCTACTGCTGCTTCTAATTCCTTAGAAAAGATCTCCTTAGGAAGATCAGCTTCTTTCTTCTTAGCAACCTTAACTGCTTCGTCGATCAGCTTATCAAGACCGGTCTGCTTCAATGCAGATGTTTCAACGATCGGACAGTCAAGAAGCATGGAAAGACGCTCAATGTCGATCTTAATACCTCTCTTGGCAAGCAGATCTGCCATATTTAATGCAATCACTACCGGAATACCAGTTTCGATCATCTGGGTGGTCAGATATAAGTTACGCTCAATGTTTGTTGCGTCAACCAGGTTTACAATAACGTCCGGATCATCCTTTAACAGATAATCACGGCTGACAACTTCCTCCAAAGTATAAGGAGACAGTGAATAAATACCCGGAAGGTCAGTAACGATCACTTCTTCGCTCTGGCTCTTGCTTTTTAATTTTCCCTCTTTTTTCTCTACCGTAACACCAGGCCAGTTACCAACATACTGATTGGCACCTGTTAATGCATTAAACATAGTTGTTTTTCCGCAGTTTGGGTTTCCGGCAAGCGCGATCTTAATTGCCATTTTTCATTTACCTCCATGAGTCCATTGCAAAGGACTCCTTTTAATTCTCACGGTGTGTTGTGTCCGTTTATTTTACTTCTACACACTGAGCATCATTTTTTCTTACAGAAAGCTCATAACCTCTTACTGTAATTTCAACAGGATCTCCTAAAGGAGCAACTTTTCTAATATAAAGCTCACTTCCTTTTGTGATCCCCATGTCCATAATACGACGTTTGTAAGCGCCATCACCTGTGATCTTAGTCACTACTACAGTGCTTCCAACTGCTGCATCACCTAAAGTCATTGCTATGTCTCCTTTCTTCTCTTTGTCATGTTCATTTATGGCTATATCACCCTTAGGCAACATGTCCATTTAAACCATGATATGTCTTGCCATATCCTGATTTATTGCAACTCTTGAATCCTTAATATTGACAATAACATTTCCACCGATGGCAGATACAACTGTGATCTCTGCTCCGGCAACAAATCCCAGGTTTTCAAGAAAACGCTTTGTTTCTTCATTTCCGCCTACTTTGCGGATGGTATTTGCTTCTCCGATTGAAGCCATTGTTAAAGGCATCTTCTTCACTCCTTTTTTCAAGTTAGTTTTTCCTATTCAAGGTTAGTCATTGCTACCCCGATTATCTTAGTTAGAATACGCTAATTTAAGTTAGTTGTCAATAACGCAGACTATTTATATGCTGATAATATTTCTCAATAAGGTGCATTTTTTTTATTTTTGCTGTATAATTCATAAAGATGTTGGGGGCAAAAGGTATTTTGACCCCTCTGATACCGAATTGCTACGTGCTTTGCACTCCCGCAATTCTTCATAAATAAACTGCCGTCAGCCACAAAGGAGAGCTTCTATGACATTACAGCAAATGCGATATTTTATTGGTGCTGCTGAATCCGGTTCGATCAGCGAAGCCGCTAAACGATCTTTTACTGCCCAGTCCAGCATTTCCGGTGCTATTAAAGAAGTGGAAAATACTTATGGGATCACTGCTTTTGTAAGGGACAGCAAAGGGGTCCGCCTTACCAGAAGCGGAGAAGAGCTTCTGATCGAATTTAAATGGATATTAAACCGACTGGATTATCTGGATGAAAAATTCAATGGTTCCAAAAATCGTCCTTTAGGTTTATCTGTTTCCTCCCAGCATCATATCTGCGGTATGAATTCTTTTGTATCGATCATCAACAGCCTGAATACAAGTGCCGGACCTTATCACTGCGGTTTTCACGAATGCCGCACATCTGAAGTTATGGACCGGGTAGAACGCGGTCTGGATGATCTTGGCATCGTTTTTGTTACAGAATACAGCAAGGGCCAGATGATGCAGGAGTTAAGGAACAGAGGCATCATTTTCAATCATATTACCTATCAGACTTCCCATGTATACATATGCCAAAACCACCCTCTTGCTGGCAGCCGTGAAATCGACATAGAAGATCTGATCCAGTATCCTTTTATCACCTATGACCGGTCTTCAGATA includes these proteins:
- a CDS encoding ferrous iron transport protein A → MPLTMASIGEANTIRKVGGNEETKRFLENLGFVAGAEITVVSAIGGNVIVNIKDSRVAINQDMARHIMV
- a CDS encoding ferrous iron transport protein A, whose translation is MTLGDAAVGSTVVVTKITGDGAYKRRIMDMGITKGSELYIRKVAPLGDPVEITVRGYELSVRKNDAQCVEVK
- the feoB gene encoding ferrous iron transport protein B gives rise to the protein MAIKIALAGNPNCGKTTMFNALTGANQYVGNWPGVTVEKKEGKLKSKSQSEEVIVTDLPGIYSLSPYTLEEVVSRDYLLKDDPDVIVNLVDATNIERNLYLTTQMIETGIPVVIALNMADLLAKRGIKIDIERLSMLLDCPIVETSALKQTGLDKLIDEAVKVAKKKEADLPKEIFSKELEAAVAEVEGVLPADITENKKRWYAVKFLENDSKVVESTPLSASGRSIVENARKAIEEAHDDDMESIVTDERYKFIQKVVGTAVKKSGEKLTVSDKIDQIVTNRFLGIPIFMLVMWIVYYISVTTIGTFVTDWTNDTFVGAIQEVVGGFLENAGASDLILSLVVDGIIGGLGAVLGFVPQMAILFLFLSILEDCGYMVRIAFVMDRVFRHFGLSGKSFIPLLISSGCGIPGIMASKTIEQDNDRRLTIMTATFIPCGAKLPVIALMGGVMAGYVTGWDVAGMMAPIMYFVGIVAVLVAAIMLKKTKPFSGKPAPFVMELPQYHIPSAKTVLMHVWERLKGFIIKAGTILFLACVVMWLLSTFGFADGSFGIVEDSADSLMAIIGGAIAPLFAPLGWGEWQPVAAAISGFSAKEGIVSTMGVLANVAGDVEDAETVAEGVGMWFPTALAGFSFLLFNLLDSPCLAAISTMAQQMQDRKWFWFAILFQNVFAYAVTLCVYQIGSFLFYGSFGAGTVVAFVVLLFMLYMLFRPDPYKDQKTYSKRSVQSASL
- a CDS encoding LysR family transcriptional regulator, which produces MTLQQMRYFIGAAESGSISEAAKRSFTAQSSISGAIKEVENTYGITAFVRDSKGVRLTRSGEELLIEFKWILNRLDYLDEKFNGSKNRPLGLSVSSQHHICGMNSFVSIINSLNTSAGPYHCGFHECRTSEVMDRVERGLDDLGIVFVTEYSKGQMMQELRNRGIIFNHITYQTSHVYICQNHPLAGSREIDIEDLIQYPFITYDRSSDTNSAYTDLIVPYHQLNRVIQVSDRAASYSVMRYCQGFAVGSGYRPFDDNYSDIVSIPIKNGRRLEIGWIVRQKYTLSDTASRFVDLLMQIESVVL